The following coding sequences are from one Microcoleus sp. bin38.metabat.b11b12b14.051 window:
- a CDS encoding Calx-beta domain-containing protein: MPTSLNGSLGQPNNFTSVNELITKWPTAAQNQGIKLSGIAFDGVETDYLNPTAIANLTLPTNENPKSWLSYGSSPGIGVASSYDGWFTDPNKIRAEINYNPNTNQSQALKVKWADNQDITSATIDLSALSPKTSLGVGDQGNEVGLLQIFNNGAAVSSSNFTITRLNAPVAAKPITASSNGVTFIGDRTDGSFKFKVEAKPLSGATFDELRFSGKPYDSPTAAYTATPFKDDSSDYLVRNIEYQGTEDPVSLQFSAPTFSVNEDGTPVAAVTVTRTGSSAGTASATVNLTNGTATAPGDYSNTPIPVNFASGDTAPKTIVIPIVNDTLVEPTETVNLSLTNPTGSSRVTLGTQKTATLNILDNDSSLQFSAPTFSVNEDGTPVAAVTVTRTGASTGAVSATVSLADGTATAPADYSNTPIPVSFASGDTTPKVITVPIVNDTLVESPETVKLTLGSPIGNAAIGTQSTATLTILDNDTSLQFSAPTFSVNEDGTPVAAVTVTRAGVSTGAVSATVNLTDGTATGGLDYTNTPIPVSFASGDTTPKTIVVPIINDTLVEPTETVNLTLASPTGGATIGTPSTATLSILDNDSSLQFSSPTFSVNEDGTPVAAVTVTRTGASTGPVSAIVNLADGTATAPADYTNTPIPVSFASGDTTPKVITVPIVNDTLVEPSETINLSLGSATGNASIGTQSTATLTIIDNDSSLQFSAAAFSVNENGTPVTAVTVTRTGASTGAVSAIVNLADGTATGGLDFVNTPIPVSFASGDTTPKTIFVPIFDDNLVEPNETVNLSLGSATGNASIGTPSTATLTIVDNDTILVPVAPLTASPASFTSPTGTTALRMQSSLSLSDAAPSPANDILTNGGKSQQASSPSNGVAQSTLNLVSDFITNSVNQMMTASPTGAYNSMINDNKSGGNSGIGLFSNSIVTDNLWDSSKVLPGTGTDPNSIAGGGSIALNRFATSVL; the protein is encoded by the coding sequence ATGCCTACTTCCCTCAATGGTTCTTTGGGTCAACCCAATAATTTTACCAGCGTCAACGAACTAATAACAAAATGGCCTACTGCTGCCCAGAATCAAGGCATAAAGCTGTCTGGGATAGCTTTTGACGGCGTGGAAACTGACTATCTTAACCCTACTGCGATCGCCAACCTTACCTTACCAACCAATGAAAACCCTAAAAGCTGGTTGAGCTACGGTAGTAGCCCTGGTATTGGCGTCGCATCATCTTATGATGGTTGGTTTACTGACCCCAATAAAATTAGAGCGGAAATTAACTATAACCCCAACACCAATCAATCTCAGGCACTGAAGGTGAAATGGGCAGATAACCAAGACATCACTAGCGCCACGATCGACCTCAGCGCATTGAGTCCCAAAACCAGCCTAGGAGTGGGCGATCAAGGCAATGAAGTTGGCTTGCTGCAAATCTTTAATAATGGAGCTGCGGTATCCAGCAGCAATTTTACGATCACTCGGCTCAACGCTCCCGTCGCTGCAAAACCGATTACCGCGTCTTCTAATGGAGTGACTTTCATTGGCGATCGCACCGATGGCAGTTTCAAATTCAAAGTAGAAGCAAAACCTCTAAGCGGCGCTACTTTTGACGAACTGCGGTTCTCAGGCAAACCCTACGACAGCCCCACCGCTGCCTACACCGCCACCCCCTTTAAAGACGATAGTTCCGACTATCTGGTGCGGAACATTGAATATCAAGGGACAGAAGATCCGGTTAGCCTGCAATTTAGTGCTCCTACCTTCAGCGTCAACGAAGATGGGACGCCTGTGGCAGCCGTGACAGTCACTCGCACCGGCAGCAGCGCCGGCACCGCCTCAGCTACCGTAAACCTGACTAATGGAACTGCGACAGCCCCCGGAGATTACAGCAATACTCCTATCCCTGTGAATTTTGCCTCAGGAGACACCGCACCCAAGACGATCGTCATTCCCATTGTCAACGATACTTTGGTCGAGCCTACCGAAACGGTTAACTTAAGCTTGACCAACCCCACCGGCAGCAGCCGTGTCACCCTGGGAACCCAAAAAACGGCGACTTTGAACATCCTGGACAATGACAGCAGCCTGCAATTTAGTGCTCCTACCTTCAGCGTCAACGAAGATGGGACGCCTGTGGCAGCGGTGACAGTCACTCGCACGGGCGCCAGCACTGGCGCAGTCTCAGCCACCGTCAGCTTGGCAGATGGAACTGCTACAGCCCCGGCAGACTACAGCAATACTCCCATCCCTGTGAGTTTTGCCTCCGGCGACACTACACCCAAAGTCATCACAGTTCCGATCGTCAACGATACTTTGGTAGAGTCTCCCGAAACTGTTAAGTTAACTTTAGGTAGCCCGATAGGCAATGCCGCGATCGGGACTCAGAGTACAGCCACTTTGACCATCCTGGACAATGACACCAGCCTGCAATTTAGTGCTCCTACCTTCAGCGTCAACGAAGATGGGACGCCTGTTGCAGCCGTGACAGTCACTCGCGCCGGTGTCAGCACTGGCGCAGTCTCAGCCACCGTGAACTTGACAGATGGTACTGCTACAGGGGGTCTTGATTACACCAATACTCCGATCCCTGTGAGTTTTGCCTCCGGCGACACTACACCCAAGACGATCGTCGTTCCGATTATCAACGATACTTTGGTGGAGCCTACTGAAACTGTCAACTTAACTTTAGCTAGCCCGACAGGTGGTGCCACGATTGGGACTCCGAGTACAGCCACTTTGAGCATCCTGGACAATGACAGCAGCTTGCAATTTAGTTCTCCTACCTTCAGCGTCAACGAAGATGGGACGCCTGTTGCAGCCGTGACAGTCACTCGCACGGGCGCCAGCACTGGCCCAGTCTCAGCGATCGTCAATTTGGCAGATGGTACTGCTACAGCCCCGGCAGATTACACCAATACTCCCATTCCTGTGAGTTTTGCCTCCGGCGACACTACACCCAAAGTTATCACCGTTCCGATCGTCAACGACACTTTGGTAGAGCCTAGCGAAACTATCAATTTGAGCTTGGGTAGCGCGACAGGCAATGCCTCGATTGGGACTCAGAGTACAGCGACTTTGACCATCATAGACAATGACAGCAGCCTGCAATTTAGTGCTGCTGCCTTCAGCGTCAACGAAAATGGGACGCCTGTTACAGCCGTGACAGTCACTCGCACGGGTGCCAGCACTGGCGCAGTCTCAGCGATCGTGAATTTGGCAGATGGTACTGCTACAGGGGGTCTTGATTTCGTCAATACTCCCATCCCTGTGAGTTTTGCCTCCGGCGACACTACACCCAAGACGATCTTCGTTCCCATTTTCGACGATAATTTGGTGGAGCCTAACGAAACTGTCAATTTAAGTTTGGGTAGCGCGACAGGCAATGCCTCGATCGGGACTCCGAGTACAGCTACTTTGACGATCGTGGACAATGACACCATTCTGGTGCCCGTTGCTCCGTTGACCGCCAGCCCAGCAAGCTTCACTAGCCCTACAGGCACTACTGCGCTCAGAATGCAAAGCAGTCTCAGTTTGAGCGATGCTGCACCCTCACCAGCAAACGATATTCTCACCAACGGTGGTAAGTCACAGCAGGCTTCTAGCCCGTCTAATGGTGTGGCGCAGTCAACACTTAATCTGGTAAGCGATTTTATCACTAACTCTGTCAACCAGATGATGACGGCTAGCCCGACAGGTGCCTATAACTCCATGATTAATGACAATAAGTCAGGCGGCAACTCCGGTATTGGTTTGTTCAGCAACTCAATTGTGACTGATAATTTGTGGGATTCATCCAAAGTGCTGCCCGGTACCGGCACTGACCCCAATTCTATTGCTGGTGGTGGTTCGATCGCCTTGAACCGATTTGCTACTTCGGTCTTATAA
- the rpsD gene encoding 30S ribosomal protein S4 — protein MSRYRGPRLRIVRRLKELPGLTRKTPRRDYPPGQHGQNRKKLSEYAVRLQEKQKLRFNYGVTERQLLRYVRKARRVTGSTGQVLLQFLEMRLDNTVFRMGMAPTIPSARQLVNHGHITVNDREVNIASYQCKPGDVVAVKNRERSRTMVEANLKDPGLANLPSHLEFDKQKLVGKVNGVIEREWIALQINELLVVEYYSRQA, from the coding sequence ATGTCTCGATATCGAGGCCCCCGATTAAGAATCGTCCGTCGCCTGAAAGAGTTGCCCGGTCTCACCCGCAAAACTCCCAGACGGGATTATCCGCCTGGGCAGCACGGACAAAACCGCAAAAAGCTCTCTGAGTACGCGGTTCGATTGCAAGAAAAGCAAAAACTACGTTTCAATTATGGTGTGACGGAACGCCAATTGCTCCGTTACGTCCGCAAAGCCCGCCGTGTCACCGGCTCCACAGGTCAAGTGTTACTGCAATTTTTGGAAATGCGCTTGGACAATACTGTGTTTCGGATGGGAATGGCTCCAACCATTCCGTCTGCTAGACAATTGGTAAATCACGGTCATATTACTGTTAACGATCGTGAAGTCAATATCGCCAGCTATCAGTGCAAGCCCGGTGACGTGGTTGCTGTGAAAAACAGAGAACGCTCGCGCACTATGGTTGAAGCTAATCTCAAAGATCCAGGCTTGGCTAACTTGCCAAGTCACTTGGAATTTGACAAGCAAAAACTGGTTGGCAAAGTTAACGGCGTTATCGAACGTGAGTGGATTGCTCTTCAGATTAACGAACTGCTAGTGGTGGAATACTACTCGCGTCAAGCTTAA
- a CDS encoding MFS transporter, whose translation MVEPVAELNQPLSLQTPEILEKTSSQLVLPAKTALQISKQDIRSTLRSSTLDGVFATIFESATTGVILSSFLLQLGATSVEIGILSAIPMVVNFLQPLGAYIADRTTSRHWYNLGIFGVSRLLWLVLVVAIIWGPGHAEEHQLLEWTLATVIAANVLAAFATSNWFSWMAAVVPHRLRGRYFGFRNSATSLVTLLGVPLMGLFVSTWGADPIFGYGVVVFLGVLAGMISLGCQFFMVDVNPQAYRKDAESDRLSEKKASKQITDFVPSVLKDSNFLMFLFYFSLWTFAVNLSAPFFNIYLLKDLSLDVSLVTIYNSLSSGANLLLLLFWGKLADRWGNRPLLIAVGLVVAVTPLLWLGTGNYPFAVWVWLPLLHLLGGTTLGAIGLCTNNIQMEIALIEQPSTYFAIAAAVSGVAGALGTTVGGFVAELPGMSLGALFALSAAVRLLGLLPLIFVREPRSLSLRAIVPTFRLFNFND comes from the coding sequence ATGGTTGAACCAGTTGCAGAGTTAAATCAGCCTCTATCTCTTCAGACTCCAGAAATACTAGAAAAGACAAGCTCTCAGCTCGTTCTACCTGCAAAAACAGCTCTCCAAATTTCTAAACAAGACATTCGCTCTACCCTGAGATCCTCAACTTTAGATGGCGTCTTTGCCACTATATTCGAGTCTGCCACCACCGGCGTGATCCTCAGCAGTTTCTTGCTGCAACTCGGCGCTACCAGCGTGGAAATAGGCATATTATCTGCTATTCCGATGGTGGTAAATTTCTTGCAACCACTCGGAGCATACATTGCCGATCGCACAACCAGCCGCCACTGGTACAACCTAGGGATTTTCGGCGTGTCGCGGCTACTGTGGCTGGTACTCGTAGTGGCAATTATTTGGGGCCCAGGGCACGCCGAGGAGCACCAACTGCTCGAGTGGACGCTCGCAACTGTCATCGCCGCTAACGTGCTGGCAGCTTTTGCTACTTCTAACTGGTTTAGTTGGATGGCTGCTGTGGTTCCTCACCGTTTGCGAGGACGCTATTTTGGCTTTCGGAACAGTGCTACCAGCTTAGTTACTTTGCTGGGAGTGCCGCTGATGGGACTGTTCGTGTCAACTTGGGGTGCAGATCCAATTTTCGGCTACGGTGTTGTGGTATTTTTGGGTGTTTTGGCGGGAATGATTAGTTTGGGATGTCAATTTTTCATGGTGGATGTCAACCCACAGGCATACCGCAAAGACGCAGAGAGCGATCGACTTTCCGAAAAAAAAGCAAGCAAACAGATAACAGATTTTGTACCTTCAGTTCTGAAAGATTCTAATTTCTTAATGTTTCTGTTTTACTTCAGCCTGTGGACGTTTGCAGTTAATCTGAGCGCGCCTTTTTTTAATATCTACCTGCTGAAAGATTTAAGCTTGGATGTGAGTTTGGTCACGATTTACAACAGCTTGAGTTCCGGGGCAAATCTGCTGCTGCTGCTGTTTTGGGGCAAGTTAGCCGATCGCTGGGGAAATCGCCCTTTGCTGATTGCGGTGGGGCTGGTGGTGGCCGTGACGCCTTTGCTGTGGCTGGGTACGGGCAATTACCCGTTTGCCGTTTGGGTGTGGCTGCCGCTGCTGCACTTGCTAGGGGGAACGACTTTAGGGGCGATCGGGCTGTGCACTAACAACATTCAAATGGAGATCGCGCTGATCGAACAACCATCGACTTATTTTGCGATCGCCGCAGCAGTTTCGGGAGTAGCTGGGGCTTTGGGAACTACCGTCGGCGGCTTTGTTGCCGAACTTCCCGGCATGAGTTTGGGGGCATTGTTTGCCCTCTCCGCTGCCGTGCGGCTGCTGGGCTTGCTGCCTTTAATTTTCGTGCGAGAGCCCCGCAGCTTGTCATTGAGGGCGATCGTCCCAACTTTTCGACTATTCAACTTCAACGATTAA
- the cbiD gene encoding cobalt-precorrin-5B (C(1))-methyltransferase CbiD — MTNTQPLSGYTLPVFACAAALAALRCLREGTESVDSVSVDLLEPPITAEIAIEQASVLKTGTALAVTRSAPGDNLDLTRNTPVWAMVELCRGGEGEQIVIVGGEGIGHHKAGGGAAIYDYAMRLLRSNLSRELAGGDKITVTLILPSGRQLAARTSNEAFGVVEGLSLLGTTGISQPLSAPGQLEIYRQQLQEKAKLFDTLVFCIGENGLDLARQLGIDPQRLVKTANWLGPLLAEAGCQGVRSILLFGYHGKLMKLAAGIFHTHHHLADGRREILTAFCAQAGMPADACSAIFAAATAEDALGQLRALDAATGSNWVDRIYGDIAREIDLRSSDCIFTHTNQRIPVGSVMFGRDRKIIVKSDTGDTFLTQIC, encoded by the coding sequence GTGACAAACACTCAACCTTTATCGGGGTATACACTGCCAGTATTTGCCTGTGCGGCCGCGCTTGCAGCACTACGCTGCTTGCGTGAGGGTACTGAGTCTGTAGATAGTGTCTCAGTAGATTTACTGGAACCGCCAATCACGGCAGAAATTGCGATCGAACAAGCGTCTGTACTCAAAACTGGTACCGCTTTGGCCGTGACTCGCTCCGCTCCGGGGGATAACCTCGATCTAACTCGCAATACCCCCGTTTGGGCGATGGTGGAATTGTGCAGAGGGGGAGAGGGGGAGCAGATTGTGATTGTTGGGGGCGAGGGAATTGGACATCACAAGGCAGGTGGTGGAGCGGCAATCTATGATTATGCGATGCGGCTGCTGCGATCGAATCTGAGCCGAGAACTCGCAGGGGGAGATAAAATTACTGTCACCCTAATTCTGCCGTCAGGGCGCCAACTGGCGGCCCGCACTTCTAACGAAGCTTTCGGCGTCGTAGAAGGACTTTCGCTGCTGGGTACAACTGGCATTTCTCAACCGCTGAGCGCCCCGGGACAGTTGGAAATTTACCGCCAACAACTGCAAGAAAAAGCCAAACTGTTTGACACTTTAGTTTTCTGCATCGGCGAAAACGGCTTGGATTTGGCCCGACAACTGGGCATCGATCCCCAGCGGCTGGTGAAAACTGCTAACTGGCTCGGCCCGCTGCTGGCAGAGGCTGGATGTCAGGGCGTGCGATCGATCTTGCTGTTTGGCTATCACGGTAAATTGATGAAATTGGCGGCGGGGATTTTTCACACTCACCACCACCTCGCTGACGGGCGCCGGGAAATTCTGACAGCCTTCTGTGCTCAAGCTGGAATGCCCGCCGATGCGTGTTCCGCGATTTTTGCTGCCGCGACAGCCGAGGATGCTCTCGGACAACTGCGGGCTTTGGATGCAGCAACTGGGAGCAATTGGGTCGATCGCATTTACGGCGACATTGCCCGAGAAATCGACTTGCGATCGTCTGATTGCATTTTTACTCACACTAACCAGCGTATCCCCGTGGGTTCGGTGATGTTTGGGCGCGATCGCAAAATTATTGTTAAAAGTGACACAGGAGATACATTTTTGACGCAAATTTGTTAA
- the guaA gene encoding glutamine-hydrolyzing GMP synthase, translating into MTTQIETESDLTNSSLGQIDRQMIVILDFGSQYSELIARRIRETQVYSEVISYRTTAEQLKAIAPKGIILSGGPSSVYDERAPQCDPEIWNLGIPVLGVCYGMQLMVKQLGGTVERAKLAEYGKASLFIDNPTDLLTNVEEGATMWMSHGDSCNELPPGFEVLAHTDNTPSAAVAHHEKSLYGVQFHPEVVHSIGGQALIRNFVYHICECEPTWTTATFVEETIREIRARVGDQRVLLALSGGVDSSTLAFLLHQAIGDKLTCMFIDQGFMRKYEPERLVKLFQEEFHIPVQYVLARDRFLAQLEGVTDPEVKRKRIGHEFISVFEEESKRLGPFDYLAQGTLYPDVIESADTNVDPKSGERVAVKIKSHHNVGGLPKDLCFKLIEPLRKLFKDEVRKVGRSIGLPEEIVNRQPFPGPGLAIRITGEVTAERLNILRDADFIVRQEINRHGLYHELWQAFAVLLPIRSVGVMGDQRTYAYPIVLRFIKSEDGMTADWARVPYDLLELISNRIVNEVKGVNRVVYDITSKPPGTIEWE; encoded by the coding sequence GTGACTACTCAAATAGAAACTGAATCAGACCTCACAAACTCTTCTCTGGGGCAAATAGATCGCCAGATGATCGTGATTCTCGACTTCGGTTCGCAATATTCCGAACTGATTGCTCGACGCATTCGCGAAACTCAAGTATATTCAGAAGTTATTTCTTACCGCACTACGGCAGAACAGTTAAAAGCGATCGCTCCTAAAGGAATTATTCTTTCAGGAGGGCCGAGTTCTGTATACGATGAAAGAGCTCCTCAATGCGACCCGGAAATCTGGAATTTGGGCATACCAGTGTTGGGCGTCTGCTACGGGATGCAGTTGATGGTAAAGCAACTCGGCGGGACAGTTGAGCGGGCTAAGTTGGCCGAATACGGCAAAGCATCGCTATTTATTGACAATCCAACGGATTTGCTGACAAATGTCGAAGAAGGCGCGACGATGTGGATGAGTCACGGAGACTCCTGTAACGAGTTGCCGCCTGGTTTTGAGGTTCTCGCTCACACAGATAATACTCCGTCTGCTGCTGTTGCTCACCACGAGAAAAGTTTGTACGGCGTGCAGTTTCACCCAGAAGTGGTGCACTCGATCGGCGGACAAGCTTTGATTCGCAATTTTGTTTACCATATTTGCGAGTGCGAACCGACTTGGACGACAGCTACTTTTGTCGAGGAAACTATTCGCGAAATTCGCGCTAGAGTAGGAGATCAACGAGTTTTGTTGGCTCTATCTGGCGGGGTGGATTCTTCAACTTTGGCTTTCTTGTTGCACCAGGCGATCGGCGACAAACTTACTTGTATGTTTATCGACCAAGGGTTTATGCGTAAGTATGAACCGGAACGGTTGGTGAAATTATTTCAAGAGGAATTCCACATTCCGGTGCAGTATGTTCTAGCTCGCGATCGCTTTTTGGCTCAACTTGAAGGTGTTACCGATCCTGAAGTAAAACGCAAGCGGATCGGCCACGAATTTATCAGTGTATTTGAAGAAGAATCGAAGCGCCTCGGCCCCTTCGATTATCTCGCCCAAGGTACTCTTTACCCGGATGTGATTGAGTCGGCTGATACAAATGTAGACCCGAAAAGCGGCGAACGAGTTGCTGTTAAAATCAAAAGCCACCACAATGTGGGCGGATTACCTAAGGATTTGTGTTTTAAGCTGATCGAACCGCTGCGAAAGTTGTTCAAGGATGAGGTGCGAAAAGTCGGTAGATCGATCGGGCTTCCCGAAGAAATCGTCAACCGACAACCTTTCCCCGGCCCGGGATTGGCGATTCGGATTACGGGAGAAGTTACCGCCGAGAGACTGAATATTTTGCGGGATGCTGACTTCATCGTGCGCCAAGAAATCAACCGACACGGATTGTACCATGAACTTTGGCAAGCTTTTGCAGTTTTGCTTCCCATTCGCAGTGTAGGCGTTATGGGCGATCAGCGCACCTATGCTTACCCGATCGTTCTGCGATTTATTAAGAGCGAAGATGGGATGACGGCTGACTGGGCGCGGGTTCCCTACGATTTGCTGGAATTGATCTCGAACCGGATTGTGAATGAGGTTAAGGGCGTGAACCGGGTGGTTTACGATATTACTTCTAAGCCGCCTGGTACGATCGAGTGGGAATGA
- a CDS encoding UPF0175 family protein, with the protein MQITLTLPESLTQTDTFNQSDWLREIAIALCQQTNLTLAQAAQLAQISPSELQQLLTNRAISATTESDAIDPDNEPEELILESLHRSLQQVRDGKVHPISELWDGIDV; encoded by the coding sequence ATGCAAATCACCCTGACTCTACCCGAAAGTCTCACCCAAACCGATACCTTCAACCAGAGTGACTGGCTGCGGGAAATCGCGATCGCCCTTTGCCAACAAACCAACCTCACCCTCGCCCAAGCCGCCCAACTAGCCCAAATTTCCCCATCAGAATTGCAACAACTGCTAACTAACCGCGCCATTTCTGCAACGACGGAATCTGACGCGATCGATCCCGACAACGAACCAGAGGAACTCATTTTAGAAAGCCTCCATCGCTCCCTCCAACAAGTTCGCGATGGCAAAGTTCATCCGATTTCTGAACTCTGGGATGGCATAGATGTCTAA
- a CDS encoding cation diffusion facilitator family transporter, with protein sequence MVADNRSEVRKVLIITLLLNLLVMAIKAVVGWLTGSLSLLADALHSVTDSANNILGLVTNHYANPQPDRDHPYGHQKYDALGALGIAVFLGIACFEILSGAVERLLHGGKAVKISPNELWILLLVLGINIFVTFYERRVGQRLGSAILVADAQHTMSDVWVTIMVIGGLIGVWQGQILKIPQLQSLDVFLSFPVALLVFSSGWKVLRENLPWLVDEMAIAPEVIQAIAMDVPGVINCHSIASRGLIGRQVFIDMHMIVNAVDVETAHQITEEVEDRLEERFSPVRILIHVEPPAYNSDQITYDAKEHEQVRGHQQERGNI encoded by the coding sequence ATGGTTGCCGATAACCGTTCCGAAGTCCGCAAGGTTTTAATCATTACTTTATTGCTAAACTTGCTGGTGATGGCAATTAAAGCAGTCGTGGGATGGCTGACTGGTTCCCTCAGTTTGCTCGCAGATGCCTTGCACAGCGTCACGGACAGCGCTAATAATATTTTAGGATTGGTAACTAATCATTATGCCAATCCGCAGCCCGATCGCGATCATCCCTACGGACATCAGAAATATGACGCTCTCGGAGCTCTGGGAATTGCTGTTTTTCTGGGAATTGCCTGTTTTGAAATTCTCAGCGGTGCTGTCGAAAGGTTGCTACACGGCGGTAAAGCTGTCAAGATATCCCCAAATGAACTGTGGATTTTGCTGCTGGTACTGGGGATTAATATTTTTGTCACTTTTTACGAGCGCAGAGTTGGCCAACGTCTGGGTAGCGCGATTTTGGTGGCTGACGCCCAACACACGATGAGCGATGTTTGGGTGACAATTATGGTAATTGGCGGGTTGATCGGTGTTTGGCAAGGCCAGATTTTAAAGATACCTCAACTCCAATCCCTAGACGTGTTTTTGTCTTTTCCTGTGGCTCTTTTGGTATTTAGCAGCGGTTGGAAAGTTTTAAGGGAAAATCTGCCTTGGTTGGTGGATGAAATGGCGATCGCACCGGAAGTTATTCAGGCGATCGCCATGGATGTACCCGGAGTTATCAACTGTCACTCGATCGCCTCCCGCGGGCTGATCGGGCGTCAAGTGTTTATTGATATGCACATGATCGTCAATGCTGTGGATGTAGAAACTGCTCACCAGATTACAGAAGAAGTAGAAGACCGTTTGGAAGAACGTTTTAGCCCTGTACGCATCTTAATTCACGTTGAGCCGCCCGCTTACAATTCCGACCAAATTACCTACGATGCTAAAGAGCACGAACAAGTGCGAGGGCACCAGCAAGAACGAGGAAATATTTAG
- a CDS encoding IS5 family transposase (programmed frameshift) yields the protein MYRKVDPTPQPPSNFEFPFQGKLSSNNRWVIMAKLIPWSEFETEYAQNFTVSTGAPAKSFRMALGALIIKERLGTSDAETVEQIRENPYLQYFIGLTSYSDDSPFDSSMFVHFRQRIGVNLVNKINEKMVKDQTEMPAESTENKSSETSQPKNQGKLILDATVAPADIKYPTDLGLLNQAREHTEKIIDALHKKNQSPCKKKPRTYRNRARKEYLTIAKNRKPLRKERKQAIKKQLQYIYRNLAHIEKMGQLELLSKSHYKMLLVATEVYRQQLWMYENKKQSIPDRIVSLKQPHIRPIVRGKAGKSVELGAKLSASCRNGYVFLDRISWDNFNESLDLQAQVEEFKRFTGFYPESIHVYRIYRTRENRAWCKERGIRMSGVPLGRRPKNINKSKKKQAQDDERIRNLIEGKFGEAKRRFSLARVMAKLDNTSETGIAITFLVMNLSALLRQAFWLFFGLFHNNNLFAYFRLLTIRKSYISPKQYEQNLSGQGNRKFTHLCKCRFLTFSASPSYFIYDLKAPI from the exons ATGTACCGAAAAGTTGACCCAACACCACAGCCGCCATCCAACTTTGAATTTCCCTTCCAGGGGAAATTGTCATCAAATAATCGTTGGGTAATCATGGCAAAATTAATTCCGTGGTCAGAATTTGAAACCGAATATGCTCAAAATTTTACAGTGTCAACCGGAGCTCCGGCGAAATCGTTTCGGATGGCGCTGGGAGCATTAATTATTAAAGAACGGTTGGGAACTAGCGACGCAGAAACAGTAGAACAAATAAGAGAAAACCCATACCTGCAATACTTTATAGGTCTGACATCTTATAGTGATGATTCACCATTTGACTCATCAATGTTTGTTCATTTTAGACAAAGAATAGGTGTGAACCTAGTTAATAAAATCAACGAAAAAATGGTCAAAGACCAGACCGAAATGCCAGCAGAGTCAACGGAAAACAAGTCATCAGAAACAAGTCAACCCAAAAACCAAGGCAAATTAATATTAGATGCAACAGTAGCACCAGCCGACATCAAATATCCCACAGACTTAGGGCTATTAAATCAAGCAAGAGAACATACCGAAAAAATTATAGACGCTCTGCATAAGAAAAATCAGTCAC CCTGTAAAAAAAAACCAAGAACCTATCGTAACCGAGCCAGAAAAGAATACTTAACAATAGCCAAAAACCGGAAGCCATTACGGAAAGAACGAAAACAAGCAATTAAGAAACAACTTCAATACATCTACAGAAATTTGGCTCATATTGAAAAAATGGGTCAGCTAGAGTTACTAAGTAAATCTCATTATAAAATGCTGTTAGTAGCCACAGAAGTTTACCGCCAACAGTTATGGATGTATGAAAATAAAAAACAGAGTATTCCCGATAGAATAGTAAGTTTAAAACAACCACATATTCGCCCCATCGTCAGAGGGAAAGCCGGGAAATCCGTTGAGTTGGGGGCGAAACTATCAGCAAGTTGTCGTAACGGCTATGTGTTTTTAGACCGAATTAGTTGGGATAATTTTAATGAATCTTTAGACTTACAAGCACAAGTAGAAGAATTTAAAAGATTCACGGGATTCTACCCAGAATCAATTCATGTATATCGGATATATAGAACGCGAGAAAATCGAGCATGGTGCAAAGAAAGAGGTATCAGAATGAGTGGTGTTCCCCTAGGAAGACGACCCAAGAATATTAATAAGTCAAAAAAAAAACAAGCTCAAGATGACGAGAGAATTCGTAACTTAATAGAAGGAAAATTTGGAGAAGCCAAAAGAAGATTCAGCCTCGCTAGAGTCATGGCTAAACTTGATAATACATCTGAAACAGGCATCGCCATAACTTTTTTGGTAATGAATCTTTCTGCCCTGCTGCGGCAGGCTTTTTGGCTTTTTTTCGGTTTATTTCATAACAACAACCTTTTCGCATATTTTCGGCTTTTAACAATCAGGAAAAGCTATATTTCGCCCAAACAATATGAGCAAAATTTATCAGGTCAAGGTAATCGCAAATTCACTCATCTTTGTAAATGCCGTTTTCTGACTTTTTCAGCAAGCCCTAGTTATTTCATCTACGATTTAAAAGCTCCAATCTGA